One window of Methanobacterium alkalithermotolerans genomic DNA carries:
- a CDS encoding transcriptional regulator: MNNPERIHVLQEINNLLSNHGFETSHIYDRSCFDMVARKKLLLLLLKVLINIDSINGLQADAIKKVSSTFLGSPLIVGLKSKTEYLEEDVVYERHGIPVIGLETLKNMIIDEDYPEILADRGGYYVQVNGEALKDVREEYNLSLKDLANLAHVSRETIYKYEHGLVRACPETAMMLEDILNLKITISIDLFKVPDQKICADSLEKQNEGESNLLIDLGFGVMPTQKTPFDALATMQKPTISNNRNPLITNLDKKRNQKTLQKMAVNLKDLSIVTGSDAVFIMDRKKSFESLDGIPVVKSWEIGEMETPLELIKLIRERKECS, translated from the coding sequence ATGAATAATCCTGAAAGGATTCATGTACTTCAAGAAATAAATAATCTTTTATCCAATCATGGATTTGAAACTTCTCATATATATGATAGAAGTTGCTTTGATATGGTGGCCCGGAAGAAGTTATTGCTTCTCTTATTAAAGGTTTTAATTAACATTGACAGTATTAATGGATTGCAGGCAGATGCTATAAAGAAAGTTTCCAGTACTTTTTTGGGTTCGCCTCTTATTGTAGGTCTTAAATCCAAAACAGAATACCTGGAAGAAGATGTGGTTTATGAAAGACACGGCATCCCGGTTATTGGACTGGAAACCCTAAAAAATATGATTATCGACGAAGATTACCCTGAAATACTGGCAGATAGGGGAGGATACTACGTTCAAGTTAATGGAGAGGCCTTAAAAGATGTTCGTGAAGAATATAATCTTTCACTCAAAGATTTAGCTAATCTAGCCCATGTATCCCGTGAAACAATCTATAAATATGAACATGGTCTGGTACGGGCCTGTCCCGAAACTGCCATGATGCTGGAAGATATATTAAATCTCAAAATAACTATTTCTATTGATTTATTTAAAGTTCCAGATCAAAAAATTTGTGCAGATTCTCTGGAAAAACAAAATGAAGGAGAATCAAACTTGCTAATTGATCTGGGTTTTGGAGTTATGCCCACCCAGAAAACACCATTTGATGCCCTGGCCACCATGCAAAAACCCACTATTTCCAATAATAGAAATCCTCTAATTACCAATCTGGATAAAAAAAGAAACCAGAAAACGCTGCAAAAAATGGCAGTTAATTTAAAGGATCTTTCCATAGTCACTGGTTCGGATGCTGTTTTCATTATGGACCGTAAAAAGTCTTTTGAGTCTCTGGATGGAATCCCGGTGGTTAAAAGCTGGGAAATTGGTGAAATGGAAACTCCTCTAGAACTTATTAAATTAATAAGGGAAAGGAAAGAGTGTAGTTAA
- a CDS encoding tRNA(Ile)(2)-agmatinylcytidine synthase: protein MYEIYVGIDDTDSPEGMCTTYITCVIIDELKYCGFKVEGHPRLIRLNPFARFKTRGNGATSFKMVLDSINQIEKAKKIILKKVEELSCLENENTNPGVVFYQGAVNQKLESFALKAIRSIITIKEAKSLAEEIGADFYCFKKGRGIIGALSAIGCPLNDITYELLSYRQSKNYCSKRRINPQSVKVMDQKTYPQTFDNLDGGYMAIEPHTPCPILYGIRGESPEAVLEAHNLVEIDEPLDRYCIFKTNQHTDIHLQKIKKISEMEKFGCYIASGEVEDMPWNIEGGHVFFKLKDDSGSIQCAAYEPTKDFRKLIKKLRPGDHITAYGGIGSQGTLNLEKIQIKSLAPEYIEKNPLCDCGKRMKSAGCGKGYKCPRCGKKIRSELKLRNEIARDLKTGFYEVPPSARRHLSKPLIRMNIKI, encoded by the coding sequence ATGTATGAAATTTACGTGGGAATAGATGACACAGATTCCCCAGAAGGAATGTGCACAACTTATATTACTTGTGTAATTATTGATGAACTTAAATATTGTGGTTTCAAAGTGGAGGGACATCCTAGGCTAATCCGGCTTAATCCTTTTGCCAGATTTAAAACAAGGGGGAATGGTGCCACATCATTTAAAATGGTTTTGGATTCTATCAATCAGATAGAAAAAGCAAAAAAAATTATTTTAAAAAAAGTGGAAGAATTATCATGCCTGGAAAACGAGAATACCAATCCAGGGGTGGTTTTTTATCAGGGAGCCGTAAACCAAAAACTAGAATCATTTGCTCTGAAGGCCATACGCAGCATAATAACCATAAAAGAAGCAAAAAGCCTGGCAGAAGAAATAGGAGCTGATTTTTATTGCTTTAAAAAAGGTAGGGGAATTATAGGGGCTTTATCAGCGATTGGATGCCCTCTTAATGACATTACATATGAGTTATTATCTTATCGCCAGAGTAAAAATTACTGCTCCAAAAGAAGGATAAATCCCCAATCAGTTAAAGTAATGGATCAAAAAACATATCCTCAAACCTTTGATAATCTGGATGGAGGATACATGGCCATTGAACCTCATACTCCATGTCCTATTTTATATGGGATTCGTGGAGAAAGTCCCGAAGCTGTTCTCGAGGCCCATAACCTGGTAGAAATAGATGAACCACTGGATAGGTATTGTATATTTAAAACAAATCAGCATACGGATATCCATCTCCAGAAAATAAAAAAAATCAGTGAAATGGAAAAATTCGGGTGCTATATTGCTTCGGGAGAAGTGGAAGACATGCCATGGAATATTGAAGGAGGGCATGTTTTTTTCAAACTTAAAGATGATTCGGGAAGCATACAATGTGCCGCCTATGAACCCACCAAAGACTTCCGGAAGCTAATTAAAAAATTACGCCCTGGAGACCATATAACTGCTTATGGAGGTATTGGTTCCCAGGGAACTTTAAACCTGGAAAAAATTCAGATTAAATCATTAGCTCCAGAATACATTGAGAAAAATCCATTATGTGATTGTGGAAAACGTATGAAATCGGCAGGTTGTGGTAAAGGATACAAATGTCCCCGCTGTGGCAAGAAAATCAGGAGTGAATTAAAGCTACGTAATGAAATAGCAAGGGACCTAAAAACTGGTTTTTATGAGGTGCCTCCTTCTGCCCGCCGGCACCTTTCTAAACCTCTCATAAGAATGAATATTAAAATTTAA
- a CDS encoding peptidase, whose translation MNKTRLYLEKMGIKSFSMNMVESKKRFDDGAQYRFEVPGIQKPEALNSLIDALDDYELVVHRVTQTKGIMLLTDSEIEEMGDLAREASIELFLSVGPRATYDTSASAQTKEGARIGYRLRGYENLVYAIEDVKRAINLGIRGIVIYDEGLLWILNKLRADGEIPSEVHFKISAHTGHGNPASARLLEELGADSFNPVRDLQIPMLASLRDSIDISIDVHTENPKSSGGFIRHYEVPDIIKAAAPVYLKTGGSVAGHHGWDTTKSQARERIRQVSLVKSMIDRYYPEAIISKKGPSDLAIPL comes from the coding sequence ATGAATAAAACCAGGTTATATTTAGAAAAGATGGGAATTAAATCGTTTTCAATGAATATGGTGGAATCAAAAAAGAGATTTGATGATGGGGCACAGTACCGTTTTGAAGTTCCTGGAATTCAAAAACCAGAAGCTTTAAATTCTTTAATTGATGCTTTAGATGATTATGAATTGGTTGTTCACCGGGTGACCCAGACCAAGGGGATAATGTTACTTACTGATTCTGAAATAGAAGAAATGGGTGACTTAGCCAGGGAAGCAAGTATAGAACTTTTTTTAAGTGTTGGCCCCCGGGCCACATATGATACCAGTGCATCTGCTCAAACTAAAGAAGGAGCTAGAATAGGATATCGTTTGAGAGGATATGAAAACCTGGTCTATGCTATTGAAGATGTGAAAAGGGCCATAAATCTGGGTATCAGGGGAATAGTAATTTATGACGAGGGATTGCTCTGGATTTTGAATAAATTAAGGGCTGATGGAGAAATACCCTCTGAAGTACACTTTAAAATATCGGCCCACACCGGCCATGGTAATCCTGCCTCAGCCAGACTTTTAGAAGAATTGGGGGCGGATTCATTTAATCCTGTGCGGGACTTGCAGATACCCATGCTGGCCTCATTAAGAGATTCCATTGATATTTCCATTGATGTACATACTGAAAACCCCAAATCATCAGGGGGCTTTATTCGCCATTACGAGGTTCCGGATATAATTAAGGCGGCAGCACCGGTTTATCTTAAAACTGGGGGCTCAGTAGCAGGACATCACGGCTGGGATACTACTAAATCCCAGGCTCGTGAGCGCATTAGACAGGTGTCACTGGTGAAATCCATGATTGATCGATATTATCCGGAAGCCATAATTTCAAAAAAAGGGCCATCTGATCTGGCCATACCTCTTTAA
- a CDS encoding MmgE/PrpD family protein, translating into MITTSLASFIINLHIDGIPLFALEKAKLCFTDFLGVSLRGSREKSSQAIWDTMESIKLSPGDLSKEITVLGHGGGGLLEGCLINGISAHALDLDDGHRIAQLHPGCSVIPAALALAEYHDKSGKEFLEAMVAGYEVAIVLGIMVNPVHRNKGFHSTSTLGVFGAAAAASKILGLNFEETVNALGLAGTQSAGLLESGHSGSMGKHLHAGHAAHSGVISALLAQRGFTGPSSILEGKEGFLKCMCSTIKEKEDLVDNVTSLLGQFHIKDVYLKRYPVCRHLHSSIDSARQIYKELQLKRININQIDHIKVRTYKTAAEHDNYYPETPESLRQSLPLSIAITLCGGDLGVDDVKAISQISPEVRALSQKIAIELDEKLDHLQPHKRPSRVAVTYNKINMGGNELNRYSIEKTTLLPQGESENPFTKEEILHKFQFLNSGYDIRKLEILNEMESLSIRYLMGNFN; encoded by the coding sequence ATGATTACCACCTCGCTAGCATCTTTTATAATTAATCTCCATATCGATGGAATACCTCTTTTTGCTCTGGAAAAAGCTAAATTATGTTTCACTGACTTTTTAGGAGTTAGTTTGAGAGGTTCCAGAGAAAAAAGTTCACAGGCTATCTGGGATACAATGGAATCCATTAAATTATCCCCTGGGGATTTATCTAAAGAAATTACTGTGCTGGGACATGGTGGAGGTGGATTACTGGAAGGTTGTTTGATTAATGGGATTTCAGCTCATGCTCTGGATCTGGATGATGGTCATAGAATTGCTCAGCTCCATCCTGGTTGTTCTGTTATACCTGCTGCTCTTGCCTTGGCAGAATATCATGATAAATCTGGAAAAGAATTTCTGGAGGCCATGGTTGCTGGCTATGAAGTGGCAATAGTTCTTGGTATTATGGTTAATCCTGTGCATCGGAATAAGGGTTTTCATAGTACATCTACCCTGGGAGTTTTTGGTGCAGCGGCGGCTGCTTCTAAGATTCTGGGATTGAATTTTGAAGAGACTGTCAATGCTCTGGGACTGGCCGGTACTCAATCAGCAGGACTTTTGGAATCAGGTCACTCTGGTAGCATGGGTAAACATCTTCATGCAGGGCATGCAGCACATTCTGGAGTAATATCTGCTTTATTAGCCCAAAGAGGATTCACAGGACCATCCAGTATTTTAGAGGGGAAAGAAGGTTTTTTAAAGTGTATGTGCTCAACTATTAAAGAAAAAGAAGATTTAGTAGATAATGTAACTTCTCTTTTAGGCCAATTTCATATTAAAGATGTTTATTTAAAGAGATATCCTGTCTGTCGCCATTTACACTCTTCTATTGACTCGGCCCGTCAAATCTATAAAGAATTACAATTAAAAAGAATTAATATTAACCAGATTGATCATATAAAAGTTCGAACATATAAAACAGCAGCTGAACATGATAATTATTATCCGGAAACTCCTGAATCTTTAAGACAGAGTTTACCCCTTTCCATAGCCATTACCCTTTGCGGGGGTGATTTAGGGGTGGATGATGTGAAAGCAATTAGTCAAATTTCACCTGAAGTCAGGGCATTGAGTCAAAAAATTGCTATTGAATTAGATGAAAAATTAGACCATCTTCAACCTCATAAAAGACCATCTAGAGTTGCAGTGACCTATAATAAAATTAATATGGGTGGAAACGAATTAAATAGATATTCTATTGAAAAAACTACTCTTTTACCTCAGGGAGAATCAGAAAATCCATTTACCAAAGAAGAAATACTCCATAAGTTTCAGTTTCTTAATTCCGGATATGATATTCGAAAACTGGAAATCCTAAATGAAATGGAATCATTGTCCATTCGGTATCTTATGGGTAACTTTAATTGA
- a CDS encoding fumarate hydratase, whose amino-acid sequence MTLINQVQKAVIKASTTFRQDQINAYQNALKAESNGNAIWALEILLENARIAEKKDLPLCDDTGIPHVIVEIGNETTLPVNFFEDISKGIEKGLQNLPARPMAVKGDDIQRIEQSKGLFEDPGKLTPPAFLVDSIRGNKIKIHILMLGGGPEIRSSTYRVFHKRDNSIVFGQVVTWMKKEVSMLGCTPCIPAVGIGRTHFEATSLMLKAMAYGDLTQQSPVENYITDSINRTKVGPLGLGGSATALGSFVKVGPQRASGVRIVSMRPCCCMEPRRAIIEF is encoded by the coding sequence ATGACTCTTATAAATCAGGTTCAAAAAGCAGTCATAAAAGCAAGCACCACATTTCGCCAGGATCAGATAAATGCCTACCAAAATGCCCTTAAAGCAGAATCTAATGGAAATGCCATCTGGGCCCTAGAAATTTTGCTCGAAAATGCTAGAATTGCAGAAAAAAAGGACCTTCCCTTGTGTGATGATACGGGAATTCCTCATGTAATAGTGGAAATTGGAAATGAAACCACCTTACCGGTTAATTTTTTTGAAGATATAAGTAAAGGAATAGAAAAAGGTCTTCAAAACCTGCCTGCACGGCCCATGGCAGTTAAAGGAGATGATATTCAGCGAATTGAACAGAGTAAGGGACTTTTTGAAGATCCTGGAAAACTAACTCCTCCTGCCTTTTTAGTTGATTCAATACGAGGAAATAAGATTAAAATCCATATATTGATGTTAGGGGGCGGGCCAGAAATACGGTCAAGTACTTATAGGGTTTTCCACAAGAGAGATAATAGTATTGTATTTGGGCAAGTTGTTACATGGATGAAAAAAGAGGTTTCAATGTTAGGGTGCACTCCATGTATCCCTGCAGTAGGCATTGGTAGAACTCATTTTGAAGCTACAAGTTTAATGCTAAAGGCAATGGCTTATGGGGATTTAACTCAACAGTCTCCTGTAGAAAATTATATAACTGATTCTATAAACCGGACTAAAGTAGGTCCTCTGGGCCTGGGTGGCTCAGCAACTGCGTTGGGCTCCTTTGTTAAGGTTGGCCCTCAAAGGGCTAGCGGAGTTAGAATTGTTTCTATGAGGCCTTGCTGTTGTATGGAGCCTAGAAGAGCAATTATAGAGTTTTAA